The following are encoded in a window of Impatiens glandulifera chromosome 5, dImpGla2.1, whole genome shotgun sequence genomic DNA:
- the LOC124938364 gene encoding protein LATE ELONGATED HYPOCOTYL-like has translation MDTYSSGEELVIKIRKPYTITKHRERWTEEEHNRFIEALKLYGRAWQRIEEHIGTKTAIQIRSHAQKFFTKLEKEGLAKGVPVGGALDLEIPPPRPKRKPSTPYPRKTATGAHPTLLLEEDRDGKRSAPVSSFCPGRETFDFVKKPLPEEPCSNKKNSDITKENQVQDQDNCSITFTVVEEAQCTCLSSTNENKKASMVTPRSSCAYREYVINEESKPCNNTTESGITTIANEKLISVDSIENRINISEQRKYDITNPHNNVMIEDKKIEEARPHENFVLPSNSISQMGTIQGHLNPFTNPVGYPTFHCPFTAICYKQDGYRSLFHMPAFSSLVVSTLLQNPPAHEAARYSAAFWPCLNVESSTRHINPTPSMETVAAATVAAATAWWTAQGLLPFCSLHPGFSCPPVSKSVIAAGVVQSTDSEEGVMEDDAGPVEEVHDKPALDTNVNVSSEMKNRNLVDRSSCGSNMPSGSEVEKDVADKTEETKGEELKEYNANQSEYTSCSRIRISGNTIDYWKKVSEEGRLAFQALFSRETLPQSFSSMYDDQNKNFQKKRSENGDDKLEKMGQLELSSHEELLADQRLPKFGLGNGNTKGKGRRTGGFKPYKRFSVEAKLVSNSNSRMLNSSIIECEEDQDPKRVRLEEKKAYYI, from the exons ATGGACACCTACTCTTCTGGAGAAGAATTGGTCATTAAG ATAAGGAAACCATATACAATTACTAAACATCGAGAGCGATGGACTGAAGAGGAACACAATAGGTTCATAGAGGCCTTAAAACTCTATGGAAGAGCTTGGCAGCGTATTGAAG AACATATAGGAACCAAAACTGCTATACAGATCCGTAGTCATGCACAGAAATTCTTCACAAAG TTGGAGAAAGAAGGTCTTGCTAAAGGGGTTCCAGTTGGAGGAGCCCTTGACCTGGAGATTCCTCCTCCTCGGCCAAAAAGAAAACCAAGCACTCCTTATCCTCGAAAGACTGCTACTGGAGCTCATCCTACACTACTATTGGAAGAAGATAGGGACGGGAAGCGATCAGCTCCAGTTTCTTCATTCTGTCCTGGTAGAGAAACATTTGACTTTGTGAAAAAACCACTTCCTGAG GAACCAtgctcaaacaaaaaaaattcagaCATTACGAAAGAAAACCAGGTTCAGGACCAGGATAATTGCTCCATCACTTTTACCGTTGTTGAAGAAGCTCAATGTACTTGCCTCTCCTCCACAAACGAAAATAAGAAAGCATCCATGGTGACACCTAGAAGTTCATGTGCTTACAGAGAATATGTAATTAATGAGGAAAGTAAACCATGCAACAACACTACTGAATCTGGTATTACCACCATAGCAAATGAAAAGCTGATTAGTGTCGATTCCATtgaaaatagaataaatatcTCAGAACAGAGAAAATATGATATTACAAATCCTCATAATAATGTTATGATTGAAGATAAGAAAATAGAGGAAGCAAGGCCTCATGAGAATTTTGTGCTACCGTCAAACAGTATTTCCCAAATGGGAACAATACAAGGGCACCTTAATCCTTTCACTAATCCAGTAGGATATCCAACTTTTCATTGCCCTTTTACAGCAATTTGCTACAAACAAGATGGGTACAGATCACTCTTTCATATGCCCGCCTTTTCGAGTCTTGTCGTATCTACTCTGCTTCAAAACCCTCCAGCTCATGAAGCTGCACGATATTCGGCTGCCTTTTGGCCTTGCCTGAATGTAGAATCTTCAACAAGGCATATAAATCCCACTCCTAGTATGGAAACAGTTGCTGCTGCTACAGTGGCTGCAGCAACAGCATGGTGGACTGCCCAAGGCCTTCTTCCTTTTTGCAGTCTTCACCCAGGCTTCAGTTGTCCTCCAGTTTCAAAATCTGTCATTGCTGCAGGTGTTGTTCAGTCTACAGATTCTGAAGAAGGTGTAATGGAAGATGATGCTGGACCAGTAGAAGAAGTACATGATAAACCCGCATTGGACACAAACGTCAATGTTTCTAGCGAGATGAAGAACAGAAATCTGGTTGATCGTTCTTCCTGTGGTTCAAACATGCCCTCTGGCAGTGAAGTAGAGAAAGATGTTGCTGATAAGACTGAGGAGACCAAAGGGGAGGAACTGAAAGAGTACAATGCAAATCAATCTGAATATACAAGTTGCAGCCGTATTAGGATTTCTGGAAACACAATTGATTATTGGAAGAAGGTATCTGAAGAG GGACGTCTGGCCTTTCAGGCACTCTTTTCTAGAGAAACCTTGCCACAGAGCTTTTCATCTATGTACGATGATCAGAACAAGAATTTCCAAAAGAAAAGAAGTGAAAATGGGGATGACAAATTGGAGAAAATGGGGCAATTAGAATTAAGCAGCCATGAAGAAttattggctgatcagaggctGCCCAAGTTTGGACTGGGAAATGGCAATACAAAGGGAAAGGGTAGGCGCACAGGAGGATTCAAGCCTTACAAGAGGTTCTCCGTGGAGGCTAAATTGGTCAGTAACAGTAATAGTAGGATGCTGAATTCCAGCATTATCGAATGTGAAGAAGACCAAGATCCTAAGAGAGTACGTTTGGAAGAGAAGAAGGCTTATTATATTTGA